GCTGTGTCTATTTCAACACGTTCTACTTGGCCAAGAAAAGCTATTCCAAGGCAGAGAAAGCGCAAAAAAAATCGGGCCGCGAAACGGCAGACGGGGCCACCTCCGCCGACTATCAGGCCGCCATCAAGTGGGCCTCCAAGGTTTTGACCTTCCACCCCAAGTCCGGCTGGGTGGATGACGCGCTTTTTCTAATCGGCCGTTCCTACTACAACATGGGGGAGCATTTCAAAGCCCAGGGGAAGTTTGAGGAGCTTCTGGCCGGGTTTCCCAATTCCAAATTCACCCCGGAGGCAAAAGTGTATCTGGCCCGTTCGATTTTGAAGTCCGGCCGGCCGGAGGCGGCGCGGGATTTGGCCAACCGTTCCATCGACGAGGTCAAATCAAAAGACATAAAAGGGGAACTGGCACTGGTAGCCGCCGAAAGCTATTTTGCGCTTGGGGATTATCCCTCCGCCGCTTCCGCCTACGAAAAAGTTTTAGGTTTTCCCATCAAAAAGGAAAGCAAGGCCTACCTGTATTCCCGTCAGGGGGCCGCTTTTTTCCAGCAGGAAAAGTACGTGGAGGCCTACGGCGCCTATTCCAAAGTTCCGGAAAATTCCCCGTCCGCCGAACTTTCCTACAACGCTGCCCTGGCCGCCGCGGATTGCGCCTATAAAATCGGCCGCACGCGGGAGGCGATTTCGCTCCTTAACAAACTCTCCAAAGATCCCCGCTATCACAGCAATTTAGGGGAGTTGAAACTCAAGATGGCCCAGGGGTACGTGGTTTTGGATTCTGTTTCGGAGGCTTTGAACATATTGCGCTGGACGACTGACTTTTTCAAGGGGCAACGGGTCTCCGCCCAAGCGTATTTGGAGATGGGGAAAATTCATCAAGAAAAGCTGGGGGATTTATCCAAAGCCAAGGAAAATTACGAGCAAGTTTCCAAGGAAAGCCCCACGCCCAACATTCTTCAGGAGGCGTTGTCCCGTTCGCAGGAAATTGCCCGCTTTGAAAGCTTCCAGAAGGAACTGGCCTTGGTTCCGGACTCCTCTTTGGATTCAGCAAGGCCGGATACGGCCAAACAATACGCATCCTTATCCGATTCCACCAAACCGGTCCCTTCTCCGGCCGCCGCCGATTCCAACCGTCTGGCCAATTCCTGGTATCTGTTGGCGGAGGTGTACCGGCTTTCGCTAAAAAAACCGGATTCAGCCCTGTGGGCTTACCGGACCATTTTCGAAAAGTTTTCGCGGACGCCTACAGCACCCAAGGCACTATTGGCGTACGGCTTTTTGAGGCAGGATGGTTTCGGAGATACGGTTTCGGCCCATTCGGTCTATCGAAAACTTTTGAGCAATTATCCTTACTCCGATTATGCCAAAGAGGCGCTTTCGCGGTTGGGGCTTTTGGGCTCACCGGCCGATACGGGTTATCCGGAGGCGGTCTACCGCCGGGCGGAACGATTGTGGGAAAACGGCCAGATGGACAGCGCCAAGGATGTTTTCTCCTCCATTCCAAACCGGTTTCCCCAATCGGCGTACGCTCCCAAAGCGCTTTTGAGTCTGGCGTTACTTTCGGAAGCGAGCCGGTCCTCGGAAGCCGATTCGGGGGCGATTTTTGCGTACCAGGAAGTTCTTCAAAAATATCCGGATACGGAATATGCCCAACGGGCGAAGGAGAAAGTCGGGCTGGCTCGTCCGGAAGTCTTGCGGCCCGATACGGCAGCCGCCGTTCCCCCGCCCAGCCCGGCCCCGAGCGACACAACCCGCCGGTCCGATACAACGGAAGTGAATTTTTCGCCCGAAGATTCGCTGAAGATGGGGTTCCGCCAGCATCCCTTGGCGCCGCCGGTGAAAAAGGACGGCGGATTCGTATATCCAATATCGGAAATCGATGCCAACATCCGCACGCGCCTGGTATTCCGGGTGCTTTTAGACTTTGAAGGCAAGGTGCGCCGGGCGGAGCTGCAGAACCCGACCCGCCGGGATGCCATCGACCGGGAAGCGATTCGCGCCGTGGAGCAGACCGAGTTCGACATGGTGCGGATACCACCCAACCAGTATAACGCCTATTTTATTTACGAACTGCGCATTGCCCCCCGCATTTCCGATCCGAACGCCCCTCCGGCCTTCCGCTAGCTTGGGTACCTTCGAAAACCAATCTTTCTTGACCGCAGGACGGATTTTATTTAGTATGAAAAAATGGAGAAAGACGGTTCTTCCAGACCGGCTGACACCGTTCCGCTTCAAGGACAGAGACCATCGTTCGGGGAGGCGACCGAACATTGCCAGCGGAATTTCTGGCTGGGGGTGACCAACGGCGTCATCTTCAACGCCTCCAGCGCCTTTTTAAACGCCAACACCATCCTGCCGCTTTTTGTTTCGCGACTTACCGAATCCCGTTTTCTGGTCGGAACCGCCTCGGCTTTGCACGAGGTGGGCTGGTTCGTGCCGCAGCTTTTCGTGGCGGCGGCGACCGCCCACCGGGAGCGCCAGAAACCGTTCTACATCCGCGCCGCCTTTTTCCGCTTGGCGGTTTTCACGGCTCTTTTGGCCTCCTTCTTTTTCTCTTCCTATCAAAAACCGGAGCAGGTCTTGTTTTTTTTCTTTCTTTTTTACGGCCTCTATTCCATCGGCGGCGGTTTTGCCGGAGTGGCCTTTATGGAAATCGTTTCGAAAACGGTGCCACCGGAACGGCGCGGTAGCTTCTGGGGACTGCGGATGTCGGTCGGCGGCCTTTTGGCCGCCGCCTTCGGGCGACTGGTGGCCGAAATTCTGGACAACAATCCCTTTCCCCGCAATTACGAAATTCTCTTTTTGTTCGCTTTTTTTTTCATTTTTGCGGGGCTTTTTTCATTTGTCTGGGTCAAAGAGCCGGTTTTGCCAAACCTTCTTCCAAAAGTGCCCTACCGGCAGCGGCTGCAAGAGGCGTTTTCGCTTTTAAAAACGGATCCTCATTTTTTCCGGCTGTACTGCACGCGGCTGCTCATCGGCACCTATACGGTCGCGGCGCCGTTTTACGTTCTGTTCGGCCGCTTTGAGCTTGGATTCCCGGTGGGCTTTGCCGGGCTTTTTGTTTCGGCGGAGGTTTTGGGACTGGCGGTTTCCAACCTGTGGTGGAGCGCCTTTTCCAACCGCGGAAAAGACGGGCTGGTTTTGGTCGGTTCGGCGGGGTTGGCGGTTTTTGCGCCGGTTTGGGCGCTTGCTTCCGGCTGGTTCGGTTTCGGGCCGTATCTTTTTGCCCTCATTTTCTTTGCCCTCGGGGCCACCAATTCAGGGCTGGCGGTCGGATATTTGAATCACCTTTTAAAAATCGCCCCCGAAAGTTCCCGCACGCTCTACATTGGACTTTTGCACACGCTTTTGTTCCCCATTCTGTTTTTTCCGGGTTTGGGGGGGGTGATTTTGCAAAACCTTTCATATCTCGCCCTCTTTTCCTTCGCATTTGCAGTGGCCCTGGCCGGTGCCTTTTTGGCCTGGCGGATTTTTCAATTACAGCGGAAGGTGTCGGCTAAAACGTAAGGGGTTATGCTGCAGTTGGGCAAGAAAAGTAAAACGATTTACTCGCCGCGGATTAAGTCGGCGTAACTTTCGCGCCGGCGGATGACTCGAAAGGCCGTACCGTCTACCAGCACCTCGGGAGGCCGGGGGCGGGAATTGTAGTTGGAGGCCATGCACATTCCGTAGGCGCCGGCGCTCATTACGGCCAGCAAGTCGTCCCGTTCGGGTAACACCATCCGGCGGTTGTCGGCCAAAACGTCACTGGATTCGCAAAGCGGGCCGACTATTGAAACGAGCGTATTTTTTCCAAAGCGGCGGAGGACCGGAAGGACTTCGTGGTGCGCTTCGTACAGGGCCGGACGCAGGAGGTCGTTCGAGCCGGCATCGACGATAACCCAGGTTTTCCCGGCCGTTTTCTTCCGGTAGAGGACGCGGTTCAAAAGCAGGCCGGAATTTCCCATTAAAATCCGTCCCGGCTCCAGCAGGATCGTGGCGCCCGTTTTTTGGGCGGTTTCGCGAACCATCCGGGCGTAATCAGTTATAGAAGGCGGTTTTTCATTTCTATAAGTGATGCCCAGTCCACCACCGACGTCGATATAGCGCAGATCAAAACCCCGAGCACGGAGATTCTGATACAAATCCGCCATCTGGCGAAAAGCGGTTTTGATCGGCCCCGGTTCGGTTATTTGCGAGCCGATGTGGCAATCAATGCCGCAGGGAATGAGGCCGCTCATCCGGCGGCTTTTCTCAAAAAGAGCATCGGCTTCGTGAAACGGGACGCCGAACTTGTGCTTTTTCATTCCGGTGGCGATATGGCGGTGGGTTTTGGCGTCCACGTCCGGATTGACCCGCAAGGCGAAGGGTGCCTGTCTTCCCAACCGCTTTGCCACGCGGTCGAGCGCTTCCAGTTCTTCGCCGCTTTCGACGTTGAAAAGCAAGATGCCTGCTTTCAAGGCCTGGGCCATTTCTGCTTCGGTCTTTCCCACGCCGGAGAAGACAACTTTATTTACTTGTCCGCCTGCTTTTTGCACCCGGAACAGCTCGCCGCCGGAGACAATGTCAAAACCGGAGTTTAGGCGGGCCAGTGTTCGCAGCAACGCAAGGTTGGAATTGGCTTTTACCGAGTAGCAGATAAGATGCGGTACTTCGCGAAGCGAATGAGTCAGATTCCGGAAGTTTTCCATCAGGGCCGTGGCAGAATAGACGTAGCACGGCGTTCCGACTTTCCGCGCGAGCTTTTCGAGCGGGACTTTTTCGGCCTGCAGACGGCCGTTTTTGTACGCGAACGGATTCATAAGTGCACCCGCTTTTTTAGAGCAGGAACGGGGTCAAGTTATTAGTGAAATTTGCGAAGTCAAACGTTGGGGCGGGTGAATCCCTCCATTTCTTCCCGGAACGGAAGGGGAACAAATGTGGAAATTGACAGGATTATGAACGGTTCGATTTTGAGACAGCGGGGGTGTTGGAGAGCGGGATGCAATCACCCGCGCAGGACGGGCAGGATTTGCCTTTTTTGCGCAATTTTTTATGGAGCAGAAAGCCCGCCGCCGCGGCGAAGAGGGTAACAATAATTCCATCCTGTACGACTATGGGGACTTCGAGGGGGAACATCACGTGCTCCTAAAAGAAAGTTTGTCCGAGCCAGCGGGTCAGAAGCGCGCCACCGTAGGCCAGTATAGTCATGTAAGCGAAGGCGAAAGCGGGCCAGCGCCAACTGTTTGTTTCCCGTTTCATTACGGCAATCGTGGAAACACACTGCAAGGCGAAGGCGTAGAAAACCAAAAGAGTCAGCGCCACCAAGGGGGTCCAGACCGGAGCGCCGGTTTGGGGATTGACGTCTCCCTTCAGCTCTTCCGTCAAACTCTTGTCATCCGCCGATGAACCGACGCCGTACACCACGCCCATCGTGGAAACGAAAACCTCCCGGGCGGCAAAGGAGCCCAGAATGCCGACGCCGATTTTCCAGTCAAAACCCAACGGTTCCAGCACCGGCTCGAAGAGCCGTCCCATCATACCGGCAAAGGAGTGACGCAGCCGTTCGGCGGACACTTTCTGCTCCAGTTTCTCAAGAGCCGCAACCCGTTCAGGGCCATCCAGTTGACTGGTGACAGAAGCGCGTTCGGCGTTGAACTGGTTTTCGTTATTGCTCCAGCGCGGGTAGCTGGAAAGCCCCCAGAGGAGTATGGAAACGGCGAAAATAATCGTTCCGGCTGAAACCAGAAAAAGTTTGGCGCGTTCAATAAGAGTCAGCGCCAGGTTTTTCAATCGAGGCAGCCGGTAGGGGGGGAGTTCAAGCAGAAGCGGAGGCGTAGGTCCTCGTAAAATTGTTTTGCGGAAAAGAAAAGCCACGCCGGCGGCGGCGAAGATGCCAAGCAGATAGAGCCCCAAAAGAGAGGTGCCCTGCAGGTCAAAAGGTCCCCAAACTTTCACGTTTGGCACAAAAGAGGCAATCAAAAGCGTATAAACCACCAGCCGTGCGGAACAGGTCATCAGCGGCGCAACCAAAATAGTTGCGAGCCGGTCGCGGCGGTTGGGAATCGTGCGGGTGGCCATAATCCCCGGAATGGCGCAGGCAAAGGAGGAAAGCAGGGGAATAAAGCTGCGGCCGGAAAGGCCGACTTTGGACATCAGCCGGTCGAGTAGAAAGGCGGCACGGGCCATATAACCGGAGTCCTCCAGAAGCGTCAAGAAAAAGAAAAGCAGAAGAATCTGCGGCAGAAAGGTGACAACCGCACCGACACCGGCGAAGATGCCGTCGTTAATCAAACTCTGC
The sequence above is drawn from the Verrucomicrobiia bacterium genome and encodes:
- a CDS encoding tetratricopeptide repeat protein, producing MVDRLKKKSIHKGLLAKLGVFLFLGLFVFSGCVYFNTFYLAKKSYSKAEKAQKKSGRETADGATSADYQAAIKWASKVLTFHPKSGWVDDALFLIGRSYYNMGEHFKAQGKFEELLAGFPNSKFTPEAKVYLARSILKSGRPEAARDLANRSIDEVKSKDIKGELALVAAESYFALGDYPSAASAYEKVLGFPIKKESKAYLYSRQGAAFFQQEKYVEAYGAYSKVPENSPSAELSYNAALAAADCAYKIGRTREAISLLNKLSKDPRYHSNLGELKLKMAQGYVVLDSVSEALNILRWTTDFFKGQRVSAQAYLEMGKIHQEKLGDLSKAKENYEQVSKESPTPNILQEALSRSQEIARFESFQKELALVPDSSLDSARPDTAKQYASLSDSTKPVPSPAAADSNRLANSWYLLAEVYRLSLKKPDSALWAYRTIFEKFSRTPTAPKALLAYGFLRQDGFGDTVSAHSVYRKLLSNYPYSDYAKEALSRLGLLGSPADTGYPEAVYRRAERLWENGQMDSAKDVFSSIPNRFPQSAYAPKALLSLALLSEASRSSEADSGAIFAYQEVLQKYPDTEYAQRAKEKVGLARPEVLRPDTAAAVPPPSPAPSDTTRRSDTTEVNFSPEDSLKMGFRQHPLAPPVKKDGGFVYPISEIDANIRTRLVFRVLLDFEGKVRRAELQNPTRRDAIDREAIRAVEQTEFDMVRIPPNQYNAYFIYELRIAPRISDPNAPPAFR
- a CDS encoding MFS transporter, coding for MEKDGSSRPADTVPLQGQRPSFGEATEHCQRNFWLGVTNGVIFNASSAFLNANTILPLFVSRLTESRFLVGTASALHEVGWFVPQLFVAAATAHRERQKPFYIRAAFFRLAVFTALLASFFFSSYQKPEQVLFFFFLFYGLYSIGGGFAGVAFMEIVSKTVPPERRGSFWGLRMSVGGLLAAAFGRLVAEILDNNPFPRNYEILFLFAFFFIFAGLFSFVWVKEPVLPNLLPKVPYRQRLQEAFSLLKTDPHFFRLYCTRLLIGTYTVAAPFYVLFGRFELGFPVGFAGLFVSAEVLGLAVSNLWWSAFSNRGKDGLVLVGSAGLAVFAPVWALASGWFGFGPYLFALIFFALGATNSGLAVGYLNHLLKIAPESSRTLYIGLLHTLLFPILFFPGLGGVILQNLSYLALFSFAFAVALAGAFLAWRIFQLQRKVSAKT
- the lysA gene encoding diaminopimelate decarboxylase — its product is MNPFAYKNGRLQAEKVPLEKLARKVGTPCYVYSATALMENFRNLTHSLREVPHLICYSVKANSNLALLRTLARLNSGFDIVSGGELFRVQKAGGQVNKVVFSGVGKTEAEMAQALKAGILLFNVESGEELEALDRVAKRLGRQAPFALRVNPDVDAKTHRHIATGMKKHKFGVPFHEADALFEKSRRMSGLIPCGIDCHIGSQITEPGPIKTAFRQMADLYQNLRARGFDLRYIDVGGGLGITYRNEKPPSITDYARMVRETAQKTGATILLEPGRILMGNSGLLLNRVLYRKKTAGKTWVIVDAGSNDLLRPALYEAHHEVLPVLRRFGKNTLVSIVGPLCESSDVLADNRRMVLPERDDLLAVMSAGAYGMCMASNYNSRPRPPEVLVDGTAFRVIRRRESYADLIRGE
- the feoB gene encoding ferrous iron transport protein B, whose product is MATEFPTQKRTFRIALVGNPNSGKTTLFNALTGLHQKVANYPGVTVEKKTGLWETGSAVFEVIDLPGSYSLISRSPDEALVRDLLSGNGDNPPDGALCVVDVTNLSRHLYLVGQIIELGRPVVVALTMTDEAERLGLSVNVQKLSAHLGVPVVEVVAAKGIGLRKLGEAMERTLAKSWTVPSRKYQLPPALENRLKAYAPEADATELQTLLCVAGQHTPVCTEKLEKVAATVRGELGVNEETVRRFIAEARFKWQQEISREVVEKNPNSKSGWTHTIDKFLLHPVLGPLILLATLTLVFQSIFKWAEPAMNAIESVTGWLFPSLTNKILAPGPLQSLINDGIFAGVGAVVTFLPQILLLFFFLTLLEDSGYMARAAFLLDRLMSKVGLSGRSFIPLLSSFACAIPGIMATRTIPNRRDRLATILVAPLMTCSARLVVYTLLIASFVPNVKVWGPFDLQGTSLLGLYLLGIFAAAGVAFLFRKTILRGPTPPLLLELPPYRLPRLKNLALTLIERAKLFLVSAGTIIFAVSILLWGLSSYPRWSNNENQFNAERASVTSQLDGPERVAALEKLEQKVSAERLRHSFAGMMGRLFEPVLEPLGFDWKIGVGILGSFAAREVFVSTMGVVYGVGSSADDKSLTEELKGDVNPQTGAPVWTPLVALTLLVFYAFALQCVSTIAVMKRETNSWRWPAFAFAYMTILAYGGALLTRWLGQTFF